From Demequina lutea, a single genomic window includes:
- a CDS encoding FadR/GntR family transcriptional regulator, with amino-acid sequence MSRPDHVVDGITQMILDGELTPGDRLPVEKELAARLDVSRGSLREGVRALSVLGVVESRQGDGTYVTTLDPSLLVAPLGLVIELQSAGHALPVHAVRRVLETEAAGLAASNAGESQSALGRASAALEDAADVLAGSPGGASADVDHERLLQADIAFHRAIADAAGNPVLAALIEALAGRTARHRLWRGIADAGADQRTQHEHEAVLAAVTDGDPERAKVRMATHLLEVEDFLRARSEPTG; translated from the coding sequence ATGTCGCGCCCCGATCACGTGGTCGATGGGATCACGCAAATGATCCTGGACGGCGAACTGACCCCTGGCGACCGGTTACCGGTCGAGAAGGAACTCGCCGCGCGTCTCGACGTGTCCCGCGGGTCGCTCCGCGAGGGCGTCCGCGCGCTGTCGGTGCTAGGAGTCGTGGAGTCTAGGCAAGGTGACGGCACCTACGTCACCACGCTCGATCCGAGCCTGCTCGTCGCCCCGCTCGGTCTGGTGATCGAGCTGCAAAGCGCCGGGCACGCGCTACCTGTTCACGCTGTGCGCCGAGTGCTCGAAACCGAGGCTGCGGGCCTCGCCGCCTCGAACGCCGGGGAGTCTCAGTCGGCCCTCGGCCGCGCCAGTGCAGCGCTCGAAGACGCGGCCGATGTGCTCGCCGGCTCCCCCGGCGGTGCATCGGCAGACGTCGACCACGAAAGGCTTCTGCAGGCCGACATCGCCTTTCACCGGGCGATCGCCGACGCCGCTGGCAACCCCGTCCTGGCAGCACTCATCGAGGCCCTGGCCGGCCGCACCGCGCGACACCGGCTCTGGCGTGGCATCGCCGACGCAGGCGCGGACCAGCGCACTCAACACGAGCACGAAGCGGTGCTCGCCGCAGTCACCGACGGCGACCCCGAGCGGGCAAAGGTCCGGATGGCTACCCACCTGCTGGAGGTCGAAGACTTCCTCAGGGCCCGGTCGGAACCGACCGGCTGA
- a CDS encoding IclR family transcriptional regulator: MPEHRFVAAGDQINDQESTMSQNSSPVESVDRALLAMQTLARAGSRGMTLAELAVALDLNKTTVHRALAALRFRGFVAQEPSSGMYVLGPSATQLADDFFSDENLSVLLHPALIALCGAVQELVHLGALTGTQVVYLDKVEPDRSVRVWSSIGRQNPAVTTALGRALLAYRGTDRSMLAGYARAAGRDTPAEVEQVWNAVELAALRGYATEEQENEPGISCVAVPLMRAGVAIAAVSITAQAERMTAERIEWLYRQMLEVLPPLLPDGLMLPAEVAPSA; this comes from the coding sequence ATGCCGGAACATAGGTTCGTGGCTGCGGGCGATCAGATCAACGATCAGGAGAGCACGATGTCGCAGAACTCTTCCCCGGTCGAGAGCGTCGACCGCGCCTTGCTCGCCATGCAGACCCTCGCCAGGGCGGGTTCGCGCGGGATGACCCTCGCCGAGCTCGCGGTGGCACTCGACCTCAACAAGACGACGGTGCACCGCGCCCTCGCCGCCCTGCGGTTCCGTGGCTTCGTCGCGCAGGAACCGTCCTCGGGTATGTATGTCCTCGGCCCGAGCGCGACCCAGCTCGCCGACGACTTCTTCAGCGACGAGAACCTTTCTGTGCTCTTGCATCCCGCCCTGATCGCCCTGTGCGGTGCCGTCCAAGAGCTCGTGCACCTCGGGGCGCTCACCGGCACCCAGGTGGTCTACCTCGACAAGGTGGAGCCGGACCGGTCAGTGCGGGTGTGGTCATCGATCGGCCGACAGAACCCGGCGGTCACGACCGCGTTGGGTCGAGCGCTCCTCGCCTACCGGGGCACTGACCGGTCGATGCTGGCGGGCTATGCGCGCGCCGCGGGCCGCGACACACCCGCCGAAGTTGAGCAAGTGTGGAACGCAGTGGAGCTAGCTGCCCTGCGCGGCTACGCGACGGAGGAGCAGGAGAACGAACCCGGCATCAGTTGCGTCGCGGTGCCGCTCATGCGCGCGGGCGTTGCGATAGCTGCGGTGAGCATCACGGCGCAGGCGGAACGGATGACTGCCGAGCGCATTGAGTGGCTGTACCGCCAGATGCTCGAGGTCTTGCCGCCGCTGTTGCCTGACGGCCTCATGCTGCCGGCCGAGGTCGCCCCGTCCGCGTAG
- a CDS encoding C-terminal binding protein produces the protein MKIVITECDHDAFDIERAVTDGAGAEFVISQSRNADELIANAYGAEGILVQYGQITAEVMDALPELKAIGRYGVGVDSVDVAAATARGIAVCNVPDYGTEAVSDHAIGMALAAARGIPRLDRGVRAGAFDLVAVRPLYQTRDRIFGVIGLGLIGTATARKAAGLGYQVIGYDIAADPNAETFRGVRSVSLDELLERSQVISLHTPLTEQTRGMIGTEQFARMRSDAILVNTSRGGVADTDALVEALRSGTILGAAIDVHEQEPLPADHPLTTFDSVVLTPHLSWYSEESYAELKRRTVENVVEVCAGRAPRNIVNPEVLGTPGRNEACVTTYAVTGA, from the coding sequence GTGAAGATCGTCATTACCGAGTGCGACCACGACGCGTTCGACATCGAGCGTGCTGTGACGGACGGGGCTGGCGCAGAATTCGTCATCTCGCAGTCCCGCAATGCCGACGAGTTGATAGCCAATGCCTATGGCGCCGAGGGCATCCTCGTGCAGTACGGCCAGATCACTGCCGAGGTGATGGACGCCCTGCCGGAGCTCAAGGCCATCGGCCGGTACGGAGTCGGCGTCGACTCCGTAGATGTCGCAGCAGCGACGGCGCGAGGGATCGCGGTGTGCAACGTTCCCGACTACGGTACGGAGGCCGTCTCCGACCACGCCATCGGCATGGCGCTGGCCGCCGCCCGCGGGATCCCGCGGCTCGACCGTGGGGTGCGCGCTGGGGCATTCGACCTCGTGGCAGTTCGTCCGCTTTATCAGACGCGCGACAGGATCTTCGGTGTGATCGGGCTGGGCCTCATCGGCACGGCCACGGCGCGCAAAGCCGCGGGCCTCGGCTATCAGGTCATTGGCTACGACATCGCCGCCGACCCGAACGCCGAGACGTTTCGCGGCGTGCGGTCGGTGAGCCTCGACGAGCTGCTCGAACGTTCTCAGGTGATTTCGCTTCACACCCCGTTGACCGAGCAAACGCGCGGGATGATCGGCACCGAGCAGTTCGCGCGCATGCGCTCGGATGCGATCCTGGTCAACACGAGCCGCGGAGGGGTCGCCGACACCGACGCCCTGGTCGAGGCACTGCGATCCGGCACGATTCTGGGCGCTGCGATCGACGTGCACGAACAGGAGCCGCTTCCCGCAGATCACCCGTTGACCACGTTTGACTCCGTCGTCCTGACGCCGCATCTTTCCTGGTATTCCGAGGAATCCTACGCCGAACTCAAGCGGCGCACGGTCGAGAATGTCGTCGAGGTCTGTGCAGGGCGCGCCCCGCGCAACATCGTCAATCCGGAGGTTCTCGGGACCCCCGGTCGCAATGAGGCGTGCGTCACGACGTACGCCGTGACGGGGGCCTGA
- a CDS encoding zinc-dependent alcohol dehydrogenase, with the protein MTELTEMTAAVWTGTDAVDTRQVPMPEVPEGWALVRIAYNGICGTDLSILHGKHPRAQAPLIMGHEMSGWIEKAGASGPAVGALVVVEPLLSCGDCKSCRDGHAHVCRNLGLYGIDTPGGMAEYVALPPEVLHVVPEGVDPRTASLAEPLAVAVHAVTLSGMKKGDTVAVYGAGPIGVLTALVARHEGAGCVVITEPSAWRRSVVEGMGFTVVPEGQTMAETLAPFTDGEGADTTFDTAAHPSVAAELTDVTRVLGRIVVVGVYKAPAPIDLRAVCFKEQTMVGIRVYTTPDVVRAIELIAADALGLAAFPTKAFGLDQVSAAFDAATSGQDCLKVLLTPLPGKTDA; encoded by the coding sequence GTGACCGAACTGACCGAGATGACCGCGGCCGTGTGGACAGGCACGGATGCCGTCGACACCCGTCAGGTCCCGATGCCCGAGGTGCCCGAGGGTTGGGCCCTGGTGCGCATTGCCTATAACGGCATTTGCGGCACCGACCTATCGATCCTGCACGGTAAGCATCCGCGTGCCCAGGCTCCGCTGATCATGGGGCACGAGATGTCTGGCTGGATCGAAAAGGCGGGTGCCTCCGGCCCCGCCGTCGGCGCGCTCGTCGTCGTTGAGCCTCTGTTGTCGTGCGGGGACTGCAAGTCCTGCCGAGACGGCCACGCACACGTGTGCCGCAACCTTGGCCTGTACGGCATTGACACTCCCGGGGGCATGGCCGAATACGTCGCGCTGCCCCCCGAGGTTCTTCACGTGGTTCCCGAGGGCGTTGACCCGCGGACCGCTTCGCTCGCCGAGCCGCTCGCCGTGGCGGTCCACGCCGTCACGCTTTCGGGGATGAAGAAGGGTGACACCGTCGCCGTCTATGGCGCGGGCCCCATCGGAGTGCTCACGGCCCTCGTCGCGAGGCATGAGGGTGCTGGTTGCGTCGTCATCACTGAGCCAAGCGCATGGCGCCGGTCCGTTGTCGAGGGCATGGGCTTCACCGTCGTGCCCGAGGGACAGACGATGGCCGAGACGCTCGCCCCGTTCACGGATGGCGAGGGCGCGGACACGACATTCGACACCGCCGCCCACCCGAGCGTGGCCGCCGAACTGACCGATGTGACAAGGGTGCTGGGCCGGATCGTCGTCGTCGGCGTCTACAAGGCTCCGGCCCCAATCGACTTGCGCGCCGTGTGCTTCAAGGAGCAGACGATGGTCGGGATCCGGGTCTACACCACCCCCGACGTCGTTCGAGCGATCGAACTCATTGCTGCCGACGCCCTCGGGCTGGCCGCGTTCCCCACCAAGGCCTTCGGGCTGGACCAGGTCAGCGCCGCGTTCGACGCGGCCACCTCCGGGCAGGACTGCCTCAAGGTCCTACTCACTCCCCTTCCCGGAAAGACAGACGCATGA
- a CDS encoding sugar kinase — MTDKTLTIRPAAECRYDAVSLGEVMLRLDPGEGRIRTARSFRAWEGGGEYNVTRGLRRAFGLRTAVVTALAENEVGRLVEDLILQGGVDTQLIQWVPYDGIGREVRNGLNFTERGFGVRGAVGVSDRGLTAASQLAPGDVDWDHLFGELGVRWLHTGGIFAALSETSADTVLEAVKAAKKYGTIVSYDLNYRPSLWRSIGGQAKAQEVNRAIAPHIDVMIGNEEDFTASLGFEVEGVDENLSSLEIDGFRSMIETAAAAFPNFQVIATTLRTVHSASVNDWGALAWSPASGLVEATHRKRLEIMDRVGGGDSFASGLIYGLLDGQPLATAVEYGAAHGALAMTTPGDTTMATTAEVLKLAGGGGARVDR; from the coding sequence ATGACCGACAAAACCCTGACCATCCGGCCCGCCGCCGAATGCCGCTACGACGCGGTATCGCTCGGCGAGGTGATGCTTCGCCTCGACCCAGGTGAGGGCCGAATCCGCACCGCACGCTCCTTCCGTGCGTGGGAGGGTGGCGGGGAGTACAACGTGACCCGTGGCCTGCGTCGGGCCTTCGGCCTGCGCACCGCCGTGGTCACCGCGCTGGCCGAGAACGAGGTCGGACGCCTGGTCGAGGACCTTATCCTGCAGGGCGGGGTCGACACCCAGCTCATCCAGTGGGTGCCCTATGACGGCATCGGCCGCGAAGTGCGCAACGGCCTGAACTTTACCGAGCGTGGCTTTGGGGTCCGAGGGGCCGTCGGGGTCTCGGATCGCGGGCTGACCGCAGCGTCCCAACTCGCGCCCGGCGACGTCGACTGGGACCACCTGTTCGGCGAACTCGGCGTCCGTTGGCTTCACACAGGTGGTATCTTCGCCGCCCTCAGTGAGACGTCGGCCGACACAGTGCTCGAGGCCGTCAAGGCGGCCAAGAAGTACGGCACCATCGTTTCCTACGACCTCAACTATCGGCCCTCGCTGTGGCGCTCCATTGGCGGGCAGGCCAAGGCCCAGGAGGTCAACCGGGCCATCGCCCCTCACATCGACGTCATGATCGGCAACGAGGAGGACTTCACCGCGAGCCTCGGCTTCGAGGTCGAGGGAGTCGACGAGAACCTCTCCAGCCTCGAGATCGACGGGTTCCGGTCCATGATCGAGACCGCCGCTGCCGCCTTCCCGAACTTCCAGGTCATCGCGACCACCCTTCGCACCGTGCACAGCGCATCGGTCAACGACTGGGGCGCGCTCGCGTGGTCCCCCGCGTCCGGCCTAGTCGAGGCGACGCACCGCAAGCGTCTGGAGATCATGGACCGCGTGGGCGGCGGCGACTCGTTCGCCTCCGGCCTGATTTACGGCCTGCTCGACGGACAGCCCCTCGCGACCGCCGTCGAATACGGCGCAGCCCACGGGGCCCTCGCGATGACCACTCCCGGCGACACCACCATGGCCACCACGGCCGAGGTCCTCAAACTCGCGGGCGGCGGCGGAGCCCGCGTCGACCGCTAG
- the eda gene encoding bifunctional 4-hydroxy-2-oxoglutarate aldolase/2-dehydro-3-deoxy-phosphogluconate aldolase has protein sequence MDILSALSAARLVPVVVLDDAADADALAGALVAGGLPVAEVTFRTAAAQDAIRAMAARGDILVGAGTILTVEQVDQAVAAGASYVVSPGLSRAVVERCQELGVLALPGAVTATEIQAALKFGLTTVKFFPAGTSGGAAAIAALAAPFVGVQFVPTGGVGPKNLHEYLAIPSVAAVGGSWMVPRDRVKAGDFAGITELTAQAVALAARP, from the coding sequence ATGGACATCCTGTCAGCCCTGAGCGCGGCCCGGCTCGTTCCCGTTGTCGTCTTGGATGATGCCGCCGACGCCGATGCGCTCGCTGGTGCCTTGGTGGCTGGAGGCCTCCCAGTAGCGGAGGTCACCTTCCGCACCGCTGCGGCTCAAGACGCGATACGGGCGATGGCGGCTCGTGGCGACATCCTGGTGGGCGCAGGCACGATCCTGACTGTCGAGCAGGTCGACCAAGCGGTCGCCGCCGGTGCGTCCTACGTGGTCTCGCCCGGCCTGAGCCGCGCGGTCGTCGAGCGGTGCCAAGAGCTCGGCGTGCTCGCCCTGCCCGGCGCGGTCACCGCGACGGAGATCCAGGCAGCCCTCAAGTTCGGGCTCACCACTGTCAAGTTCTTCCCAGCAGGCACCTCGGGCGGCGCCGCGGCAATCGCCGCGCTCGCCGCCCCGTTCGTTGGGGTTCAGTTTGTGCCCACCGGCGGGGTAGGACCGAAGAACCTGCACGAGTATCTAGCCATCCCTTCCGTCGCCGCCGTGGGTGGCTCCTGGATGGTCCCCCGTGACCGCGTCAAGGCCGGCGACTTCGCCGGGATCACCGAGCTGACGGCCCAGGCGGTCGCCCTCGCAGCGCGCCCCTGA
- a CDS encoding SDR family NAD(P)-dependent oxidoreductase, giving the protein MTQDLTGRRALVTGGGVGIGRAIALTLARAGADVALTYRSHDGSSVAAEIEALGRRSGAFALDATDQAQVDTVIAAAAEALGGPIDLLVNNAGGLIGRQTLTEMTDEHWFAVIDVNLTSTFRVTRAVLQDMPNGGRVVSIGSQAGENGGGLGAVAYAASKSALDGFTRGLAKELGPRAITVNSIAPGFIGDTPFQATFTPEASQQAAIAATAVKRAGLPDDVAEAVAYLASSGASFVTGIVLDVNGGANFR; this is encoded by the coding sequence ATGACGCAGGACCTGACAGGACGACGCGCACTCGTGACCGGAGGTGGCGTCGGCATCGGCCGCGCCATCGCCCTTACCCTGGCACGGGCGGGCGCCGATGTGGCGCTCACCTACCGCTCGCATGACGGTAGCTCCGTTGCTGCGGAGATCGAGGCGCTCGGGCGTCGGTCAGGGGCCTTCGCGCTCGACGCGACCGACCAGGCCCAGGTGGACACCGTGATCGCCGCCGCGGCCGAGGCGCTCGGTGGCCCCATCGACCTGCTGGTCAACAACGCCGGCGGCCTCATCGGCCGGCAGACCCTTACGGAGATGACCGACGAGCACTGGTTCGCCGTCATCGACGTCAACCTTACGAGCACGTTCCGCGTGACGCGCGCCGTGCTCCAAGACATGCCAAACGGCGGCCGGGTCGTGTCGATCGGCTCGCAGGCTGGCGAGAATGGCGGCGGGCTGGGCGCCGTCGCGTATGCCGCCTCGAAGTCCGCGCTCGACGGATTCACGCGCGGTCTCGCCAAGGAACTCGGCCCGCGAGCGATCACCGTCAACTCCATTGCTCCCGGATTCATCGGCGACACCCCCTTCCAGGCGACCTTCACGCCGGAGGCCAGCCAGCAGGCCGCCATCGCCGCGACCGCCGTCAAGCGCGCCGGGTTGCCCGATGACGTTGCCGAGGCTGTCGCGTACCTTGCCTCCTCCGGCGCATCGTTCGTCACCGGCATCGTGCTCGACGTCAACGGCGGCGCCAACTTCCGCTGA
- a CDS encoding L-fuconate dehydratase gives MKITAVEIEDVRFPTSLTADGSDAMNKDGDHSAVYVVLRTDGDGPDGAPLAGHGITFTTGRGNDIVAMAASQQAAHLVGMDVEALAADIGAVYRLLTSDTQIRWLGPEKGVVHLSLSAVMNAVWDLAGRLAGKPVWRLLADMTPEQLVDVADLRYLSDALTREEAIALLRAKEAGKAGRIAELEATGYPCYTTSAGWLGYSDDKLRRLCQEAVDEGYRHIKLKVGTSLEDDIRRCGIARDVIGPEGILMIDANQVWDVDQAIAWTKALAPFDLLWIEEPTSPDDILGHAAIKRAIAPIGVATGEHCHNRVMFKQFMQAGALDFCQLDAGRLASINEIVAVLLLAAKFNVPVCPHAGGVGLCEMVQHVSMLDFVAVSGSREGRITEYVDHLHEHFTDPCVVANAAYTLPTQPGYSTQMRPESVAEFSFPHGSYWADRLASESA, from the coding sequence ATGAAGATCACCGCAGTCGAGATCGAGGACGTCCGCTTTCCCACGTCGCTGACGGCCGACGGTTCGGACGCCATGAACAAGGACGGCGACCATTCGGCCGTCTACGTCGTGCTCCGCACCGACGGCGACGGCCCTGACGGGGCACCCCTCGCCGGGCATGGCATCACCTTCACCACGGGCCGCGGCAACGACATCGTCGCGATGGCCGCCAGCCAGCAGGCCGCCCACCTGGTGGGGATGGACGTCGAGGCGCTGGCCGCCGACATCGGCGCGGTTTACCGGCTCCTCACCTCGGACACCCAGATCCGTTGGCTCGGGCCAGAGAAGGGCGTCGTCCACCTGTCCCTGTCTGCGGTGATGAACGCGGTGTGGGACCTCGCCGGACGCCTCGCGGGCAAGCCGGTCTGGCGCCTGCTTGCCGACATGACACCCGAACAACTCGTCGATGTCGCAGACCTGCGCTACTTGTCCGACGCGCTTACCCGCGAAGAGGCGATCGCCCTGCTCCGGGCCAAGGAGGCGGGCAAGGCTGGGCGGATTGCCGAGCTCGAGGCGACGGGCTACCCCTGCTACACGACGTCGGCGGGCTGGCTCGGCTATAGCGACGACAAGCTCCGTCGCCTGTGCCAGGAGGCCGTCGACGAGGGCTACCGCCACATCAAGCTTAAGGTCGGGACGAGCCTCGAGGACGACATCCGCCGCTGCGGCATCGCGCGGGACGTCATCGGTCCAGAAGGCATCCTGATGATCGACGCGAACCAAGTGTGGGATGTCGACCAGGCGATCGCCTGGACCAAAGCGCTCGCCCCGTTCGACCTGCTGTGGATCGAGGAACCCACCAGCCCGGACGACATCCTCGGCCACGCCGCCATCAAGCGTGCCATCGCGCCGATCGGCGTCGCCACCGGCGAGCACTGCCACAACCGGGTCATGTTCAAGCAGTTCATGCAGGCCGGCGCTCTGGACTTCTGCCAACTCGACGCCGGGCGCCTCGCGAGCATCAACGAGATTGTCGCCGTGCTGCTGCTGGCCGCGAAGTTCAACGTCCCCGTGTGCCCGCACGCGGGCGGGGTCGGCCTGTGCGAGATGGTCCAACACGTGTCGATGCTCGACTTCGTCGCCGTGTCCGGCTCCCGCGAGGGTCGCATCACCGAGTATGTTGATCACCTTCACGAGCACTTCACCGACCCGTGCGTTGTCGCCAACGCGGCCTACACTCTGCCCACCCAGCCTGGGTACTCAACGCAGATGCGCCCGGAGTCGGTGGCCGAGTTCAGCTTCCCTCACGGCAGCTACTGGGCCGATCGGCTAGCCTCCGAGTCGGCGTGA
- a CDS encoding glucose 1-dehydrogenase: protein MSTPFDLTGRTALVTGGGRGLGAGVTRAMLDAGADVIVYGRSELPADLVEYAAERGRKLDLYSVDLGDGDAIAEVSARVLAERRVDILVNNAGTQERHPAVDFPLESFDRVMDVNLRSVFQLCQIFGRPMLERGDGKVINMASLLSFQGGLTVPAYAASKGAVAQLTKALCNEWSSKGVNVNAVAPGYMATEMNTALLADPARLEQLSVRIPAGRWGEPEDIGNVVVFLASDAAAYVHGQVLAVDGGWLAR, encoded by the coding sequence ATGAGCACCCCCTTCGACCTCACCGGACGCACCGCGCTCGTCACCGGGGGTGGACGCGGCCTTGGCGCCGGAGTCACCCGCGCGATGCTCGATGCAGGAGCCGACGTCATCGTTTACGGACGCAGCGAACTGCCCGCCGACCTGGTGGAGTACGCGGCCGAGCGCGGCAGGAAGCTCGACCTCTACTCCGTCGACCTCGGCGACGGCGACGCGATCGCAGAGGTGTCTGCCCGCGTGCTGGCCGAGCGCCGGGTCGACATTCTCGTCAACAACGCGGGCACGCAGGAACGCCACCCCGCCGTGGATTTTCCGCTCGAGTCCTTCGATCGGGTGATGGATGTCAACCTGAGGTCCGTCTTCCAGCTGTGCCAGATCTTTGGCCGTCCGATGCTTGAGCGCGGCGACGGAAAGGTCATCAACATGGCCTCCCTCCTGTCGTTCCAGGGCGGGTTGACCGTGCCGGCCTACGCGGCCAGCAAGGGAGCCGTTGCCCAGCTCACTAAGGCGCTGTGCAACGAGTGGTCCAGCAAGGGCGTCAACGTCAACGCTGTGGCTCCCGGGTACATGGCGACCGAGATGAACACCGCGCTGCTGGCCGACCCGGCACGTCTCGAACAGCTCTCCGTGCGCATTCCGGCCGGTCGCTGGGGCGAGCCGGAGGACATCGGCAACGTCGTCGTGTTCCTTGCTTCCGATGCCGCTGCCTATGTGCACGGCCAGGTACTCGCCGTCGACGGCGGTTGGCTCGCTCGGTAG
- a CDS encoding 2-hydroxyacid dehydrogenase, with protein sequence MAEISEPYRVGLTADCAEPDGMTIFGDVGLERLTAAGLTWEVMPPIVGHLPNAGDLAGYDAVLSFGHLHFTRDVVSAAPQLKHIARYGAGYDGIDLEGLADAGVVVTNTPLAVRRPLALAALTMVLALGHRLVENHVAATGGRWTDRGNYRGAGVSGRTIGILGLGGVGSDVVRLVAPLGVRVIAPDRPGSREAAAALGVELVDIDRLAAESDYVVVTAALTPSSYHLVGEHFLAAMKPSSYLVNVGRGSLVDQVALTAALRAGSIAGAGLDVLEQEPPAADEPLLHMDNVIVTPHALCWTDDFTKGVATSVIEAIIDVAQGRRPEHVLNPRAAQGLRPKV encoded by the coding sequence ATGGCTGAAATCAGCGAGCCGTACCGGGTCGGACTGACCGCAGACTGCGCCGAGCCCGACGGCATGACCATTTTCGGCGACGTCGGCCTCGAGCGGCTCACTGCTGCGGGACTGACCTGGGAGGTCATGCCTCCGATCGTCGGCCACCTGCCGAACGCGGGTGACCTGGCTGGGTACGACGCCGTGCTGTCGTTTGGTCACCTCCACTTCACTCGGGATGTCGTCTCCGCTGCCCCGCAGCTCAAGCACATCGCGCGATACGGGGCCGGGTACGACGGGATCGACCTTGAGGGGCTCGCGGATGCCGGTGTTGTCGTAACCAACACTCCTCTAGCCGTGCGACGGCCGCTCGCCCTTGCCGCGCTGACGATGGTGCTCGCGCTCGGCCACAGACTGGTCGAGAACCACGTCGCAGCCACCGGAGGTCGATGGACGGACCGCGGCAACTACCGCGGTGCTGGTGTGTCCGGCCGCACGATCGGCATCCTCGGGCTAGGCGGCGTCGGCTCCGATGTGGTGCGTTTGGTCGCGCCGCTCGGGGTCCGCGTGATCGCCCCAGACCGTCCCGGGTCGCGGGAGGCTGCGGCGGCGCTTGGCGTCGAGCTCGTCGACATCGACCGCCTCGCGGCCGAATCGGACTACGTGGTGGTCACCGCAGCGCTGACTCCCTCCTCGTACCACCTGGTTGGCGAGCATTTCCTTGCCGCCATGAAGCCGTCGTCGTACCTAGTGAATGTGGGACGCGGGTCGCTGGTCGACCAGGTGGCGTTGACGGCGGCGCTGCGCGCAGGAAGCATCGCGGGCGCAGGGCTCGACGTGCTGGAGCAGGAGCCCCCGGCGGCGGACGAGCCCCTGCTGCACATGGACAACGTCATCGTCACCCCGCATGCGCTGTGCTGGACGGACGACTTTACGAAGGGGGTAGCGACGAGCGTCATCGAGGCGATCATCGACGTCGCGCAGGGCCGGCGGCCCGAGCACGTGCTCAACCCGCGCGCCGCCCAGGGGCTGCGGCCTAAGGTCTGA
- a CDS encoding NAD(P)-dependent oxidoreductase, translated as MTNDHRTGLVGLGVMGSAIARRLLDTHHDLTVFDVRQDVMDEFAAAGARPASSPSELSTCDVVVLSLNTAEVVEKVVFGPDGILAQTVDDLLIVDMSSIDPAQTRAFADRVTGLGGRWVDAPLSGGAPAVARGELTLMLGGTDDDVADATRTLTDLAATITHLGPAGSGQLVKLVNQVLVGCAFGAMAEAATMVRSAGLAPAQVLTALTGGRADSRVLQEFFLKFADVDLTPTGRISNMVKDLETARDYARSANIPLPVTTTVSEVHRWLAASGHGAADNAALMLYYDTTADAEGLGQ; from the coding sequence ATGACAAACGACCACAGGACAGGGCTGGTGGGACTCGGGGTGATGGGTTCCGCGATCGCGCGGCGGCTCCTCGACACTCATCACGACCTCACCGTCTTCGACGTGCGCCAGGACGTCATGGACGAGTTCGCTGCCGCGGGTGCCCGGCCAGCGAGTTCACCGAGCGAACTGTCCACCTGCGACGTGGTGGTGCTCTCGCTCAACACCGCAGAGGTGGTCGAGAAGGTCGTCTTCGGGCCGGACGGCATCCTGGCTCAGACAGTGGACGACCTGCTGATCGTCGACATGTCGAGCATCGATCCGGCGCAGACCCGCGCCTTCGCCGACCGGGTGACCGGGCTCGGCGGGCGGTGGGTCGACGCTCCTCTGTCCGGGGGTGCGCCAGCGGTCGCCCGCGGTGAGCTCACCTTGATGCTCGGTGGCACCGATGACGACGTGGCGGATGCCACTCGGACGTTGACCGACCTCGCCGCCACGATCACCCATCTCGGGCCCGCAGGCTCCGGACAGCTTGTCAAGCTCGTCAACCAGGTGCTCGTCGGTTGTGCTTTCGGGGCCATGGCCGAGGCCGCCACCATGGTGCGCTCGGCGGGTCTGGCACCCGCACAGGTCCTCACCGCGCTCACGGGGGGCCGGGCCGACTCGCGGGTCCTCCAGGAGTTCTTCCTGAAGTTCGCCGACGTGGACCTGACGCCGACCGGCCGGATCAGCAACATGGTCAAGGACCTCGAGACGGCACGCGATTACGCACGCTCGGCGAACATTCCGCTGCCGGTGACGACCACGGTCTCCGAGGTCCACCGGTGGCTCGCGGCTTCCGGCCACGGGGCAGCCGACAATGCGGCCCTCATGCTCTACTACGACACCACAGCCGACGCTGAGGGCCTCGGTCAGTAG